A region of Nitrospinota bacterium DNA encodes the following proteins:
- a CDS encoding peptidylprolyl isomerase: MAGERKEKRAGHGISRGFGAALALAALALLTPVTAGAETVDRIVANVNGEIILLSDVRAQMALIKSFKGQGPFAADEKITEPELLRRMIDDKIIAHYAKENNIVIKESEVDQTIEQIKATNRITSEFLEEMLKGQGMSMPQYREKLKNQMLIQRVTGMEIGGVNISDDETLGYYRRNQGQFLEPGRVRLSHIVSLAPEEAAPEKAADAELKIRSILKEVKGGASFAELAKRLSEDGAAANGGDLGWFTKGKMLQVFEETAFSLKKGEVGGPIRTQFGVHIIMVTDKEEPIPVAFEKVENEIREKLMGETFARKRNTWIERLRQQAYIEAMY; encoded by the coding sequence TTGGCTGGCGAACGTAAAGAAAAACGCGCAGGTCACGGTATATCCCGAGGCTTTGGCGCCGCGCTAGCCCTTGCGGCGCTTGCGCTATTGACGCCGGTTACGGCCGGCGCCGAGACTGTGGACAGGATTGTGGCCAACGTCAACGGCGAGATAATCCTGCTATCCGACGTGCGGGCGCAGATGGCCCTTATCAAATCCTTCAAGGGCCAGGGCCCTTTCGCCGCCGACGAGAAGATCACCGAGCCGGAACTGCTCAGGCGCATGATAGACGACAAGATAATCGCCCACTACGCCAAAGAGAACAACATCGTCATAAAGGAAAGCGAGGTTGACCAGACCATCGAGCAGATAAAGGCCACCAACCGCATCACCAGCGAGTTCCTGGAAGAGATGCTAAAGGGCCAGGGGATGAGCATGCCCCAGTACCGTGAAAAGCTGAAGAACCAGATGCTCATCCAGCGGGTCACGGGCATGGAAATCGGCGGCGTGAACATCTCCGACGACGAGACGCTGGGCTACTACCGCCGGAACCAAGGCCAGTTTTTAGAGCCTGGGCGGGTGAGGCTTTCCCATATAGTATCGCTGGCCCCGGAAGAGGCCGCGCCGGAGAAGGCCGCCGACGCCGAGCTCAAGATCCGCTCCATATTGAAAGAGGTGAAGGGTGGCGCCAGCTTCGCCGAGCTGGCCAAGCGGCTCTCCGAGGACGGCGCGGCGGCCAATGGCGGCGACCTGGGCTGGTTCACCAAGGGGAAGATGCTGCAAGTGTTCGAGGAAACCGCCTTTTCGTTGAAAAAAGGTGAAGTTGGCGGGCCTATCCGAACACAGTTCGGCGTGCATATCATCATGGTGACGGACAAGGAAGAGCCCATACCCGTGGCGTTTGAAAAAGTGGAAAACGAAATCCGCGAAAAACTGATGGGTGAGACTTTCGCGCGGAAACGGAACACCTGGATAGAACGGCTCCGCCAGCAGGCGTATATAGAAGCGATGTATTGA